DNA sequence from the Bradyrhizobium sp. CIAT3101 genome:
GCGGTTGAAGACGCCCTGCGAGATCTTGCCGACCGCCTTGATGAAGGACGGGTCGGAATAGCCGGCGTCGTCGGCGAGCAGGATCGCCGGCTTGTAGTCGAGCGACTGCATGGTCTTGGCGAACAGGATCGCATCCGACGTGTAGCTGATCATGATGATCACGTCGGGCTTCTTGTCCTTGAGCTGGAGCACCTGGCCCTGTACGTCGGTGGCATTGACGGGATAGGCGACGTCGAGCGCGACCGGCTGCCCCTTCTCCTTGAAGGCGGCGCTGATCGTATTGGCGACCGAGGTGCCGTATTCGGTGTTGTCGTGGACCAGCGCGATCGCGTCGGTCTTGGCGCCGGTCGCCTTCAGGTCGGCGAGGAAATCAACGTAGATCTTGGCGAAATCCGTCGCGATCGGCGTAGTCCGGAAAAACCATTTGAAGCCGCGCTCGGTGAGATTGGCGGCTACCGATTCCGAATTGAGGAAGGGAACGCCGTATTTCTCGGCGATGGCGCTCGATGTCAGCGTCACGCCGGACTGATACGAGCCGAACACGGCCGCGACCTTGTCTTCCGTGATCAGGCGCAGCGCCTGGTTCTGTCCCGTCGCCGGGTTGCCCTGGTTGTCGGCGAAGACCGCCTCGATCTTGGCGCCGCCGAGGCCGGCAAGGCCGGCGTTCTTGGCCAGCGGCAGATTGCCGAGCTCGGGATGTGCGTTGTTGATGATGTCCATGGCGACTTCGATGGCCGCCTTGGCATGCGCGCCGATCGAGGCGGTGCCGCCGGACATCGGCATGATGACGCCGATCTTGACCACCTTGTCCTCGGCGCGCACGCCGGCCGCGAGCACAAGGGACATCGCGGCCGCGCAAAGCAGCCCCGTGACGTGCTTCAATGTCATGAAATCAGACCTCCCAAAGGGTTTCCCCAACCAAGGTTTTTTGGAAGCTGTGGCGGGCGCCCGCTTCCGTTTGATTATTCCTGGCGGCGAGAGGATGGCATGCCAGCGGAGTACCGGCAAGGTGAAACGGATTGCGACGATGTTGCACAAGGAAGCACCGATGACGCGGGCCCGGAAGGCGCGCGCTCTATCTGGCGTCGTCTATTGCACGCGAAACAACTGCTGCGGCGCGCCTGCTACCTAGGTGAGCCCGGCCTCCTTCAAGCTCGTCTTCAGATGGGCGATCCCCTTCCTGGCATAGGTCAGCGGGTGCGCCTTCTGCGGATCCTGCTCCGCCTCAACGACAACCCAACCGGAATAGCCTAGCAGCTCGCGGAAGACCGAGGGATAATCGATCATGCCGTCGCCGGGGACTGTGTAGACGCCGAGATCGCCGCCCCGCCCCAGCACCGCATCGAGAAAACTCCAATCCTCGCGGCGCGCCTGCTCCATCACCGCCCGGCGCACGTCCTTGGCGTGGACATGGCTGATGCGGGCGCGATAGCGCCGGGCCAGCGCGGCCGGGTCGGCGCCGCCCCACGTGGCGTGACCGGTGTCGAGCAGGAGATGAGCAGCATCACCAGTCGCCGCCATGAAGGCGTCGATATCATCGGCGCTTTCCACGATGGTGCCGATGTGATGATGGTAGACCAGCCTGACGCCCTCGGCGAGCGTACGCTCCGCGACATCCGTCATGCGGCGGCCGAACTCCGCCCAGTCGCCCGCCTTCATGACCGGACGCTGCGATAGCGGCTTGCTGCGATCGCCATGGATCGCATTCGAGGTCTCGGCGAAGACCAACACGGTCGATCCCATCGCCTTCAGCAGATCGAGGTGCGGACGCAGGTGCCGCATCTCCTCATCGGCATCGCGCCGCAAAAGTTCGGCCGAATACCAGCCGGATATGCAGGCCATGCCGAACGGCGCGAGCGCGGCCTTTAGCGCTCCCGGCTCGCGCGGAAATTTGTGGCCCAGCTCCATGCCCTCGAAGCCCGCCTCGCGCGCTTCGGCGAGGCAGGTCTCGAGCGACGTCTCGCCGCCGATCTCCTGCAGATCGTCGTTCGACCAGCCGATGGGGTTGGCGCCGATACGGATAGGCATGTCGTCCTCGCTTGATCAGTATTTGCGGCGCACGAGCGCCTCGACATAGTTGCGCCTTGCGGCTTCGACCTCGGTGCGTCCCGAAACCTCCGGCACCGCCACGTCCCACCAATGGCCGCCGGCATCGGTCGAGGGCATCGGGTCGGTATCGATCACGATGATGCTGGTCCGATCATGGCGGCGCGCCTCGTCGAAGGCCGCTTCCAACTCACCAATGCTCGCGACCTTGCGCGCGTTCGCCCCCATCGCGGCGGCGTGGGCTGCGAAATCGATCGCGGGCAGCGTCTCGTGACGGGCGTCGCGCAGGAGGTTGTTGAAGGGGGCACCGCCGGTCGCGTTCTGGAGCCGGTTGATGCAGCCGAAGCCGCGGTTGTCGAGCACGACGATGATGAGCTTGACACCGAGCATCACCGACGTCGCGATCTCGGAGTTCATCATCAGATAAGAGCCGTCGCCGACCATCACGATGACGTCGCGCGCGGGATCGGCGAGCTTGACGCCAAGACCGCCGGCGATCTCGTAGCCCATGCAGGAATAGCCGTATTCCATGTGGTAGCCGCCGGGCGCGCTCGCCTGCCAGAGCTTGTGCAGCTCGCCAGGCAAGCCACCGGCCGCGCAAAGCACGACATCGCTGGGCCGGCTCCGACGCTGAACGGCACCGATGACCTGCGCATCGCTCGGCAAGGCTTCGTTGCCGGCAGCTAGGTAGCGCGCTGCCGTTTCGAGCCAAGCCGTGCGGCCGCTTTTGGCCTGGCCGGTCCAACCGGCAGGCGCCGCCCAGCCCTGAAGTGCGGCGCCAAGCTCCGCCAGGCCGACCTTGGCATCGGCGACGAGTGGCTGCGCACGGTGTTTGCCGGCATCAAAGGGCTGCGTATTGAGACCGACAATCCGGCAGGCCGGATCGGCGAAGAGCGAGCGCGAGCCTGTGGTGAAATCCTGCAAGCGCGTGCCGATCGCAAGGACGAGATCGGCCTGCCGCGCCGCATCGTTGGCCGCGCCCGTGCCGGTCACGCCGATCGCGCCGAGATTGAGCGGATGGTCGTGAGGCAGCGCGCTCTTGCCGGCCTGCGTTTCCGCCACCGGGATGCCGTGCGCTGTGCAGAAGGCTGCGAGTTCGCCTTCCGCCTCGCTGTAGAGAACGCCACCGCCGGCGACGACGAGCGGGCGTTTCGCGGCTTTGAGCAGCGCTGCGGCCTGCGCCATTTGCGTCTCGTCGGCCCGCGCCCGGCGGGGATGCCAGACGCGTTCGGCGAAGAACCAGTCGGGATAGTCGAAGGCTTCCGTCTGCACGTCCTGGCAGAGCGCGAGCGTCACGGGCCCACATTCGGCAGGATCCGTCAGGACCTGCATCGCACGCTCGAAGGCGGGCATGATCTGCTCGGGCCGGGTGATGCGGTCGAAATAGCGCGAGACCGGCCGGAAGCAGTCATTGGCGGAGACAGTCCCGTCACCAAAATCCTCGATCTGCTGCAGCACGGGATCGGGGCGACGGCCGGCGAAGACATCGCCCGGCAGCAGCAGCACCGGCAGGCGATTGACGTGAGCGACCGCTGCGGCCGTCACCATGTTGGTCGCGCCTGGCCCGATCGAGCTCGTGACCGCCATCATGCGCCGGCGGCGTGACGCCTTGGCGAACGCGATCGCGGCATGCGCCATCGCCTGCTCGTTGTGCGCACGCAAGGTCGGCAGACGGTCGCGCGCGGCATACAGCGCCTCGCCGAGGCCAGCGACATTGCCATGCCCGAAGATCGCCCAGACGCCGGCGAAGAGCGGCTGATCCTGCCCGTCGATCACCGTTCGCTGCGCAGCCATCGCGGCGACGAGCGCCTGCGCCATGGTCAGCCCGATCGTCGCCATTACTCGCTCCCACTCAACCGCGCCACCCGGCTTGGGCAAGCTGGCGGAAATTGTTCCATCATCGCGCCGACCGCGCCTTCGTCGTCGTCCGATCTGACACGATGCCGTGACGCGGTTGACGACATCGAGAAGCGCACGCTCCGACCTTGACTAGGCGGCGCAGAGAATGGAATGCTTAATCCAATAGTCAAGCAAGACAAACAAAATATGCCACCTGAGGGAGCGCTTCCGTCTTAGACGGACATGATGATGACAATGCGGTTTGGACTTCTTGGCGCCGGCAGGATCGGGCGCATTCACGGCCTTAATGTCGCCGCGCGCGGCGATGCAAAGCTCGTCGCGGTGGCCGACGCCTCGCGCGAGGCCGCGTCCTCGCTGGCGCAGGCTGCAGGCGCGAAAGCGGCCGACACCGACGCGATCCTGAGCGATTCCGGCATCGACGCTATCCTGATCTGCACGCCGACCGACACGCATGCCGACCTCATCGAGGCCGCCGTCTCGGCCGGCAAGGCTGTGTTCTGCGAGAAGCCGGTCGACCTCGATTCGGGACGCATTCGCCGCTGTCTCGCCACGGTCGAGAAGACAGGCAAGCCGCTGATGATCGGCTTCAATCGCCGCTTCGATCCGAACTTCGCGGCTTTGGAGAAACGGCTGCGCCAGGGCGAGGCCGGAGAGATCGAGATCGTCAACATCATTTCGCGCGATCCCGGACCGCCGCCGGTCGAGTATGTGAAACGCTCGGGCGGTCTCTTCCGCGACATGATGATCCATGATTTCGACATGGCGCGCTTCCTGCTGGCGGAGGAGCCGGTCGAGGTCTTCGCGCTCGGCTCGGCGCTGGTGGACAAGGCCATCGGTGAGGCCGGCGACGTCGATACCGCCGCGGTGCTGATGAAGACGGCGAGCGGACGCATCGCGCAGATCTCGAATTCGCGCCGCGCCACTTACGGCTACGACCAGCGCGTGGAGGTGCATGGCTCGAAGGGAATGCTGAGGGCCGGCAACATCCACGAGACAACCGTCGAGATCGCCACCGGCGCAGGCTTCCGCGCCGATCCGGTGCAGAACTTCTTCCTCGAACGCTATGCCGCCGCGTATCGCGTCGAACTCGCGGCCTTCATCGAAGCTTGCGCCGGCAAGGCAGCGCCCTCTCCGACCGGTCTCGACGGACTGCGCGCCCAGATGCTGGCTGACGCAGCGACCGAATCGGCCCGGACTGGTCGCCCTGTCGCCATCGAGGCCGTCTGACCATGACCCCCGCCGAGCTCATGCTGCGGCGCTACGCGGCGCAGGGCCTCGTCGCCGAGGCGGGACGCATGGCGCTCGACTATTTCGGCCGCAAGGAAAGCCTCGGCGTCACGATGAAGGGGGCGCAGGATTGGCTCACCGTCGCCGACGGCGCCGTCGAGGATTTTTTGCGCGCACGGCTCAGAGAGCTTTTCCCTGGCGACACCGTGATCGGCGAGGAAGGCGGCGGCGAGGCCAGCGATGCGGTCTGGATCCTCGATCCGATCGACGGCACCTCGAACTTTGCGCGCGGCGACCGCAACTGGTGCATCTCCATGGGCTTCCTGCTGAACCGCGAGCCGACGATCGGCATCGTCGCGGCACCGGCGCTGGACGAGCTCTATGTCGCGCAACGTGGCCAGGGTGCGACGCTCAACGGGCAGCCGATCGCCGTCTCAGGCGCCGATGACATCCGCCGCGCTTATGTCGAACTGGGTTGGTCCGCCCGCATACCCTCGCAGCGCTATCTCGACATGATCGGCCGCGGTTATTCCGCCGGCTGCTCGATCAAGCGCGGGAGTTCAGGCACGCTGGGTCTCTGTCATGTCGCGAACGGGCGCACCGACGCCTATGCCGAGCTGCACATCAACGCCTGGGACGTCGCCGCCGGCATTGTGATCGTCGGCGAGGCCGGTGGCTGGGTCAACGACTTCTTCGCCGGAGACGGCATCAGCAAGGGCAATCCGATCCTGGGCTGTACGCCGGCGTTGGCGTCGCAGCTCAGCGACATCACGGGGATTTCCTAGCCGGCGCAAAGTCTATTGCGTCGCTGAATCCCGCTCATCACATGCCCGCAGCAGCGTCGTGAAGCCGCCATAGATCATGCGCTTGCCGTCGAACGGCATGTCGGAGCCCTTCAGCCGCGGATCGGCCATCACCTTGGCGTTGACGGCATCGCGGCTCGCGCGATCGCGGTAGACGATCCACGAGAACACCACGACCTCATCCTCCGTCGCCATCACCGCGCGCGGAAAGGATGTGAGCTCGCCATAAGGCACGTCATCGCCGATGCATTCGACATAGTCGAGCGCGCCGTGCTCCATCCACACCTCGCAAGCCGTGCGGGCCAGCGCCGTGTAGGCCTCGATCTTGTCCTTGCGCACCGCCAGCACGAAACCATCGACATAGGGCATCTCGGATCTCCTTGGGTTGTATGTCCCGAGGACGATCGGACGGACGCCGATCCGACTGGCGACGGCAACGGCCGGATGAGGCAAACCGTCGCGAGCCAGGCACGGCAGACGGCCGGGTCAGAGGCAATTCAGGCCTGTGGGAGGCGCCTTGAATGGCTGGGGAACCTGGATTCGAACCAAGACAAACAGAGTCAGAGTCTGTTGTGCTACCGTTACACCATTCCCCAACGGAATAGTCGAACAAATTCAATATCTTACTGATCTGTCCGACTGTGGCCGGAAGCGCGGTCTGCGCAAATCACGGCTCAGGCGTGCAGCCTTCTACCTGCTCGTCCCCGGACTGGCAAGCGCTGCGGTGGATGGATCGCCCCCTACTCCATCTTGATATTCGCGGCCTCGATCACCTTCTTCCACCGCTCGGTCTCGGAGGCGATGTAAGCGGCGAACGGCTCGGAATCGACGGCGACTGCGGTGGCGCCGAGCTCGGCCATCTTCTGCACCGTCTCAGGCTGCTGCATGTAGGCGCGGATCTCGGCCGAGAGCTTTTCGATGATCGGCTTCGGCGTGCTGGCCGGAACGAAGAAGCCGTGCCAGGCGACCGCCTCGAAGCCGGGGAGGAATTCGGCCACGGCGGGCACCTCCGGATCGAAGGCGGCGCGCTTCGGCGTTGCGGTTGCCAGCATCGCGAGCTGGCCGGTCTTCACCTGCGGCAGCAGCAGCGGCACGTTGTCGAAGGCGAGATCGATCTGGCCGCTCAACAGGTCCGTCAGCATCTGGCTCGAGCCCTTGTAGGGCACGTGCACCATCTTGGTGCCGGTCATCTGCTGAAACAATTCGCCTGCGAGATGCTGCGAGGTGCCGACGCCGGCCGAGCCGAACGAGACCTTGTCCGGGTTCGCCTTCAGATAGGCGATCAGCTCGGGCACGGTCCGCGCCTTGATCTTGTTGGGATTGACGACGAGCACGTTGGGCACGACGCTGATCTGGGCGACCGGCGCGAGATCCCTGTCCGGCTGGTAGCTGAGCTTCGGCCCGTACAGCGACGGATTGATCGCGAGCGCCGAGGTGCTGGCAAGACCGATCGTGATGCCATCGGGGGCCGACTTCGCCAGCCGCGTCACGCCGAGGATCGAGCCGGCGCCGCCGACATTCTCGACCACGAACGGCTTGCCGAGCTTCATCTGCAGATGGTTCGACACCATGCGCGCAAAGATGTCCGCGGTGCCGCCGGCGGCGAACGGCACGATCACCGTCACCTGCTTGGACGGATAACCATCCTGCGCACTCGCCGGCGACATCGCCAGCAGGATTGCCGAGGCAAGACCAAGCCACATCGATCTCATCGAAGTTTCCTCTACTTTTTTGAATGTTATTGATTGAGCGCCGCGCACGGCGGAGATGGCTAGAACGCGACCTCGTACATGTTGAGGATCGCATCCCGTCCCAAATCGCGCGGATTGTTGTCGAGCAGGCGGCGAATGGCGTGCGCCTCGTCGGCCATCAAGCCGAGATCGTCCTTTGGCACACCGAGCGCCGACAGCCGCATCTCCACACCGAGGTTCTTGCAGAAGGCGTAGGTCGCATCGAATGCGAGCCTCGGATCGTTCTGCTCCGGCAGACCGAGCGCTCCGAGCACCGCGACCGTCTTCGCCTCCACCGCCGGCATGTTGAACGCCAGCGTGTGCGGGAAGATCATCGCGCAGGCGAGACCGTGCGCGATGTGATGACGCGTGCCGAGCGGATAGGCCACGGCGTGGCCGGCAGTGGTGTTCACCGGCCCCAGGCAATAGCCGCCATAGAGCGAAGCCAGCGACAGACCGGCACGGGCCTCGCGATCGCCGCCATCGGCCACCGCGCGCTTGAGATAACGCCCGACCAGCCGCGCGCCTTCGAGCGCATAGAGGTCGATCGTCGGGTGCGCCTTGCGGCTGGTATAGGCCTCCACGCAATGCGCCAGCGCATCGACGCCGGTGGCAGCCGTGATCTCCTTCGGCACGGTCATCGTCAGATCGGGATCGACGATGGCGATATCGGCCAGCATGAAACGGCTCTGCACCGCCTGCTTGTTCTGGCTGACGGGATCGGTGACCAGCGCGCGGGTGCCGGCCTCGCTGCCGGTACCGGACGTGGTCGGGATCTGCATCAGCGCGACGCTGCGGCCGGCGACCTTCTCCGGCCCGACGATGTCGGCAAAGGGCACCTCAGACGTGCACATCACCGCGACCAGCTTGGCGAGATCCATCGCGCTGCCGCCGCCGAAGCCGACGACGAGATCGGGCTTGGCTTCTTTCGCCATCGCGACCGCCTTCTCGAGATTGGGCAGGTCCGGCTCCGGCTTGACCTCGCCGAACACTTTGACGGCGCCCGGCAGCGCCAGCGTGTCGACGCGGCGCGCGTTGAAGGGATCGGAGATCACCAGCGGCCGCCTGGCACCGATGCGCTCGGCGAAGCGCGCTGCAGCGGTGATGGTGCCGTTGCCAAACTCCAGGATGGTGGGGCGAAGGATTTCGATGGGCGTGAAGGCGTTGGTCATCGTGGGCTCGATCTCAGGACTTGGATGCGGTGCTGCCTGCGGACAGCCGCTCGGCATAATCGATGGCCTCGATCAGGCTGTGCTCGTTCGCGATACCCTTGCCGGCGATGTCGAAGGCGGTGCCGTGGTCGACGGAGGTGCGGATGATCGGCAGACCCAGCGTGATGTTGACGCCGGAGAGTTCCTGCCAGCGGCCCGTCGCGGGATCGACCTGGAAGCCGAGCAGCTTGACCGGAATGTGCCCCTGATCGTGATACATCGCGACCGCCGCATCGTACTGGCCGGCGCGCAGCTTGACGAAGATGGTGTCGCCGGGCACGGGACCGACGACGTCGAGACCGTCGGCGACCGCCTTCGCGATCGTCGGCGCCGAGACGTCGATATCCTGACGGCCGAACAGGCCACCCTCGCCGGCATGCGGATTGAGCGCGGCGATCGCGATCTTGGGCTTGGCAATGCCGAGCCGCAGCAGTGCATCGTTGGTGAGATCAATCACCATGCGCAGCCGCTCCGGCGTCAGACGTTTTGGCACGTCTTCCAGCGCGACATGGGTCGAGACGTGGCTGACACGCATGTTGCCGTGAGCGAGCAGCATCACCGAGCCGCGCACGCCGGTGAGATGCGCCAGCATCTCGGTATGGCCGGGGAAATGATAGCCGGCCTTGTTGAGGGCTTCCTTGTTCAGCGGCGCGGTTACGATGGCTCCGGTTCGGCCTGCCTGGGTCAGGCGCACGCCCTGCTCGATCGCCTTATAGGCAAAGCGGCCGCCATCGGCGCTGAGCACGCCTGGCTTGATCGGGTCGCCCTCGGCGTCGGCCTGCAAATAGCAGAGGTTCGGCCAGTCACGATCATCCGCGGTCACTTGCGGGATCGCAACGTCGCTGCCGAGCGCGGCCTTCGCACCGTCCAGCGCCGCGCCGCTGCCGATGATCAGCAGGCGCAGATCGCCGCGCGCGATCCGCTCCTTCAATCCCACACAGGCCTTGACGATAATCTCCGGTCCGATCCCGGCGGGATCGCCCATGGTGATGGCAAGATGACGAGAGGTCATGTCGGACTCCCCTGATTGAGCAAATGATTGTCCCGGAGCAGATCGCGCCAGAGATCGCGCGCGCCAAAGGCTCCGGATTTCGAGACGACATCGACGCCGGCCCAGCGGCCGCCTTGCAGCGTCGAGCGCGGCAAGCCCGGCACGATCCGCCCTGTCACCTGCAGCGCGTGCGCGCCGAGGGCAAGGCATACGGCCTTCAGCGTCTCTCCGCCAGCAACGATCAGGGTTCCCGGCGGATCGAGCGCCGTGATCAACGCCGTCAGCTCGCGCGCGATCCGTTGCGCGGCGTCGGCGCGCGACAGTCCTTCGGCCAGCGAGAATTTCACCAGCGCCACGCCGGCATCGGCCAGCTTGCGTTGAACGATAGCACTGCCCTCACCTTCGCCAAGCGCAACAGTGGCGTCGCCACATGCATCCAGCTGGGAGGCGGTGGCGGCCTGGTCCGAGCCGAACAGGCCCAGCACCGGGCGCTTCAATTTCGAAAGTGCATCTGCGCGTTGGCCACGCGCGAGGGCACCGGCCAGCCCGCCACTTCCGCACCACAGCACCGGCCCGGGCATTCGCCGCGCCATCTCGACGACGCGATCGAGATCGACGTCGCTCTCGGCGTCGAAGACCTGAACGCCGCCTTGCGCCAGCGTGTCGGCGTTGCCGCGCTGCGCCGCGATGCCATCCTGTCTCAGCTGATCCAGTAGATTGTCGCCGACGCGATGCCAGTCGCCATCCACGGTGCGCGCATATTGCTGGGCACCGACGGTGCGGCGTCCCTGATAGTCGAAGGCAGGCGCCACCACGCAGGACGTCCAGTGGCCGGTGCCGAGGCAGGCACCGAGCTCGGCTGCCCATGCGCCACGCAGCAGGCTGTCCACTTTCTTGTAGGCGATCGTGCTGCCCTGAAGCAGCGGTGCCAGCCGGCCGACGATCGCGACGCTTTCGGCTTTCGAACGTTCCCTCGTGCCGCTGTCGATGGCGAGGCTCGGGGAACCCGACGCCGTATCCTTCCAGATGACATCGAACGGTCCGCACAGGCCAACGAACTCCGCCGCGGTGTCGAGCGCGCCGGTCAAATCGTCGGCAAGCAGGCGGACGCTGGTCATCGTCATGCCGCTCCCGCGCCAAAGATCTTGCCGGGATTCATCAAGCCCTGCGGATCGAGCAATTGCTTGATGCCGCGCATCAGCTCGATGTCCAGGGGATCGGCGACGCGAGCAAGCCGGCCGCGATTGGTGATGCCGATGCCGTGCTCGGCGCTGATGGCCCCGCCCTGCGCCGCAGTCTCGTCATCGACGATCTCGTTGATCTCAGCCACCAGCGCCGCGGTCGCGGCCGGATCCTGGCAACGCGCACGGTCGATCAGCGCGATGACGTGGATGTTGCCGTCGCCGATATGGCCATGCATCACGACGTTCGCATGCGGCACGGCCGCCTTGATCCGGGCCTCGACATTGGCGACGAAGGCCGCCTGGCGCTCCAGCGGAACCACGCTGTCGTGCGACACCACATAGCCGCTGCGCTTGTTGCCTTCCGACACGCTGTGCCTGACGGCCCAGATCGCCTTCGCCTGCGCGAGGTTCGAGGCCAGGATCGCGTCTTCCGCGAGCCCTGCTTCCATCGCATCGGCAAGCACCGCCGCAAGAGGCTCGTTGAGGTCGACGCCCGCGAGCGTGTCAGTCAGCTCGACGATCAGATACCATGGTGTCGCCAGCGC
Encoded proteins:
- a CDS encoding ABC transporter substrate-binding protein — translated: MTLKHVTGLLCAAAMSLVLAAGVRAEDKVVKIGVIMPMSGGTASIGAHAKAAIEVAMDIINNAHPELGNLPLAKNAGLAGLGGAKIEAVFADNQGNPATGQNQALRLITEDKVAAVFGSYQSGVTLTSSAIAEKYGVPFLNSESVAANLTERGFKWFFRTTPIATDFAKIYVDFLADLKATGAKTDAIALVHDNTEYGTSVANTISAAFKEKGQPVALDVAYPVNATDVQGQVLQLKDKKPDVIIMISYTSDAILFAKTMQSLDYKPAILLADDAGYSDPSFIKAVGKISQGVFNRSSWVVGPQGSASAVIADMYKKKSGEEMDDTVARQMQGFFVLADAIDRAGSTDPAKVQAALKATELKADQLMIGYKGVKFDDKGQNILASGAIIQLQDGENYVSVWPKANAEKPPVLPYKGW
- the iolE gene encoding myo-inosose-2 dehydratase, giving the protein MPIRIGANPIGWSNDDLQEIGGETSLETCLAEAREAGFEGMELGHKFPREPGALKAALAPFGMACISGWYSAELLRRDADEEMRHLRPHLDLLKAMGSTVLVFAETSNAIHGDRSKPLSQRPVMKAGDWAEFGRRMTDVAERTLAEGVRLVYHHHIGTIVESADDIDAFMAATGDAAHLLLDTGHATWGGADPAALARRYRARISHVHAKDVRRAVMEQARREDWSFLDAVLGRGGDLGVYTVPGDGMIDYPSVFRELLGYSGWVVVEAEQDPQKAHPLTYARKGIAHLKTSLKEAGLT
- the iolD gene encoding 3D-(3,5/4)-trihydroxycyclohexane-1,2-dione acylhydrolase (decyclizing) — translated: MATIGLTMAQALVAAMAAQRTVIDGQDQPLFAGVWAIFGHGNVAGLGEALYAARDRLPTLRAHNEQAMAHAAIAFAKASRRRRMMAVTSSIGPGATNMVTAAAVAHVNRLPVLLLPGDVFAGRRPDPVLQQIEDFGDGTVSANDCFRPVSRYFDRITRPEQIMPAFERAMQVLTDPAECGPVTLALCQDVQTEAFDYPDWFFAERVWHPRRARADETQMAQAAALLKAAKRPLVVAGGGVLYSEAEGELAAFCTAHGIPVAETQAGKSALPHDHPLNLGAIGVTGTGAANDAARQADLVLAIGTRLQDFTTGSRSLFADPACRIVGLNTQPFDAGKHRAQPLVADAKVGLAELGAALQGWAAPAGWTGQAKSGRTAWLETAARYLAAGNEALPSDAQVIGAVQRRSRPSDVVLCAAGGLPGELHKLWQASAPGGYHMEYGYSCMGYEIAGGLGVKLADPARDVIVMVGDGSYLMMNSEIATSVMLGVKLIIVVLDNRGFGCINRLQNATGGAPFNNLLRDARHETLPAIDFAAHAAAMGANARKVASIGELEAAFDEARRHDRTSIIVIDTDPMPSTDAGGHWWDVAVPEVSGRTEVEAARRNYVEALVRRKY
- the iolG gene encoding inositol 2-dehydrogenase, with translation MRFGLLGAGRIGRIHGLNVAARGDAKLVAVADASREAASSLAQAAGAKAADTDAILSDSGIDAILICTPTDTHADLIEAAVSAGKAVFCEKPVDLDSGRIRRCLATVEKTGKPLMIGFNRRFDPNFAALEKRLRQGEAGEIEIVNIISRDPGPPPVEYVKRSGGLFRDMMIHDFDMARFLLAEEPVEVFALGSALVDKAIGEAGDVDTAAVLMKTASGRIAQISNSRRATYGYDQRVEVHGSKGMLRAGNIHETTVEIATGAGFRADPVQNFFLERYAAAYRVELAAFIEACAGKAAPSPTGLDGLRAQMLADAATESARTGRPVAIEAV
- a CDS encoding inositol monophosphatase family protein; the encoded protein is MTPAELMLRRYAAQGLVAEAGRMALDYFGRKESLGVTMKGAQDWLTVADGAVEDFLRARLRELFPGDTVIGEEGGGEASDAVWILDPIDGTSNFARGDRNWCISMGFLLNREPTIGIVAAPALDELYVAQRGQGATLNGQPIAVSGADDIRRAYVELGWSARIPSQRYLDMIGRGYSAGCSIKRGSSGTLGLCHVANGRTDAYAELHINAWDVAAGIVIVGEAGGWVNDFFAGDGISKGNPILGCTPALASQLSDITGIS
- a CDS encoding DUF1428 family protein yields the protein MPYVDGFVLAVRKDKIEAYTALARTACEVWMEHGALDYVECIGDDVPYGELTSFPRAVMATEDEVVVFSWIVYRDRASRDAVNAKVMADPRLKGSDMPFDGKRMIYGGFTTLLRACDERDSATQ
- a CDS encoding tripartite tricarboxylate transporter substrate binding protein, which produces MRSMWLGLASAILLAMSPASAQDGYPSKQVTVIVPFAAGGTADIFARMVSNHLQMKLGKPFVVENVGGAGSILGVTRLAKSAPDGITIGLASTSALAINPSLYGPKLSYQPDRDLAPVAQISVVPNVLVVNPNKIKARTVPELIAYLKANPDKVSFGSAGVGTSQHLAGELFQQMTGTKMVHVPYKGSSQMLTDLLSGQIDLAFDNVPLLLPQVKTGQLAMLATATPKRAAFDPEVPAVAEFLPGFEAVAWHGFFVPASTPKPIIEKLSAEIRAYMQQPETVQKMAELGATAVAVDSEPFAAYIASETERWKKVIEAANIKME
- a CDS encoding iron-containing alcohol dehydrogenase: MTNAFTPIEILRPTILEFGNGTITAAARFAERIGARRPLVISDPFNARRVDTLALPGAVKVFGEVKPEPDLPNLEKAVAMAKEAKPDLVVGFGGGSAMDLAKLVAVMCTSEVPFADIVGPEKVAGRSVALMQIPTTSGTGSEAGTRALVTDPVSQNKQAVQSRFMLADIAIVDPDLTMTVPKEITAATGVDALAHCVEAYTSRKAHPTIDLYALEGARLVGRYLKRAVADGGDREARAGLSLASLYGGYCLGPVNTTAGHAVAYPLGTRHHIAHGLACAMIFPHTLAFNMPAVEAKTVAVLGALGLPEQNDPRLAFDATYAFCKNLGVEMRLSALGVPKDDLGLMADEAHAIRRLLDNNPRDLGRDAILNMYEVAF
- the pdxA gene encoding 4-hydroxythreonine-4-phosphate dehydrogenase PdxA, coding for MTSRHLAITMGDPAGIGPEIIVKACVGLKERIARGDLRLLIIGSGAALDGAKAALGSDVAIPQVTADDRDWPNLCYLQADAEGDPIKPGVLSADGGRFAYKAIEQGVRLTQAGRTGAIVTAPLNKEALNKAGYHFPGHTEMLAHLTGVRGSVMLLAHGNMRVSHVSTHVALEDVPKRLTPERLRMVIDLTNDALLRLGIAKPKIAIAALNPHAGEGGLFGRQDIDVSAPTIAKAVADGLDVVGPVPGDTIFVKLRAGQYDAAVAMYHDQGHIPVKLLGFQVDPATGRWQELSGVNITLGLPIIRTSVDHGTAFDIAGKGIANEHSLIEAIDYAERLSAGSTASKS
- a CDS encoding four-carbon acid sugar kinase family protein, which gives rise to MTSVRLLADDLTGALDTAAEFVGLCGPFDVIWKDTASGSPSLAIDSGTRERSKAESVAIVGRLAPLLQGSTIAYKKVDSLLRGAWAAELGACLGTGHWTSCVVAPAFDYQGRRTVGAQQYARTVDGDWHRVGDNLLDQLRQDGIAAQRGNADTLAQGGVQVFDAESDVDLDRVVEMARRMPGPVLWCGSGGLAGALARGQRADALSKLKRPVLGLFGSDQAATASQLDACGDATVALGEGEGSAIVQRKLADAGVALVKFSLAEGLSRADAAQRIARELTALITALDPPGTLIVAGGETLKAVCLALGAHALQVTGRIVPGLPRSTLQGGRWAGVDVVSKSGAFGARDLWRDLLRDNHLLNQGSPT